The segment TTCAGAAACATCACCACTGTTGAAATGGGGCATCATCGCTGCAATTGTCATCGTTGTGATTATTGGGTTTTTCTTTCTCAAAGATACACTCAAAGCACCGGTGGCTGTTAAGACCATTCGCGTTGAAATGTCGAACGCACGAAGCGCACAAACCGGAACGCTCACGGCATCGGGCTATATCGTACCGCAGCGTAAAGCGTCAATCGCTTCAAAAGCAACCGGGCGCTTGGTGTGGTTGGGTGTGAAGGAAGGCGATAAAGTCAAGCAAGGTGATTTAATTGCACGCATCGAAGATGCCGATGTTTCGGCAAGGCTTTTGCAAACAAAGAGTGCGCTCTTGGCACTTCGAGCAAGGCAAATACAAGAAGAAGCGGAAGCGGAACTCGCGAAATCGGAACTTGAACGCAATCAGAAAATATTTGCGGAAGGTGGAATTTCGGCATCGCAATTTGATCAAGCAAAAAACCGGTATCGGGTTGCAGCGGCAAAGGCAGAGGCAGCGAAAGCCGATGTCGAAGCTGCCGAAGCAAGCATGCAAGCAGCGGAGGTAGAATTGCAAAACACGCGCATTGTCGCGCCCTTCAGCGGAACCATTCTAACCAAAGGAGCGGATATTGGCGAGGTGGTTTCGCCCATTTCAGGTTCGGTGCAATCGCGTGGTTTTGTGGTGTCTTTAGCGGATATGACCACATTGGAAGCTGAAACCGATGTTTCGGAATCGAACATTGCGAAAGTAAAAGTAGGCTTGCCGTGCCTCATCACGCTTGATGCATACCCACAAGTGCAGTATGAAGGAACCGTTTCCGCGATTGTTCCAACAGCGAACCGAAGCAAAGCCACGATTCTCACCAAAGTGAAATTCAAGCAGTTGGATGAACGCGTGTTGCCAGAAATGAGCGCAAAGGTCTTGTTCTTGGAAGAGAAAAAGGAAATCGCGTCGGATACCACGGCGGCTTTAGCTATACCGCTTGATGCTATTACCACAGTGGAGGGAAAGAAAGTGGTGTTTATTGTTGAAGAAGGCAAGGCAAGAAAGGTAGAAATCGGAACAGGCCGATTGATGGGCGAAAAAGTGGAAGTGAAATCGGGAATAACAGCCGGTCAGCGGTTGGTATTGAACCCGCCCAAAGTGCTCAGCGATGGTGATAAGGTGAGCGAGTGAGCATAAGTGAAATCGTCAGAAAACGTGTATGGAAAATATTTTAGAATCATACCTTGAAAGCACTAAAGTAAAAAGGGATGACATTCAAGTTAAACTCCATCATCCAATCACTGAAGTAAAGTATCCTCAAAGGTTCATTTTTGAAGAATTAAAAGAATTAGCAAAAGGATTTTATAGAAACGGCTACGAACCCCGAATGGTCGCGCTCGCTGGGCTTCGAGGCGTGGGTAAAACAACCCTATTGTGGCAATTAGCCGAAGAAATCAGCCACGATAAAATCGAAAATATTTACTTCATTAATGTCAGTACCCTCAATTCAATGGGTATAGACCTTCATTTAGCCCTTGATATTTTTCAAAAAAAAATTCTGAAAAAACGGTTTAGTGAATACAAAGAACCCCTCATTCTCTTTTTTGATGAAATTCAAGACGACCCCAAATGGAGCATCACGCTTAAAGTACTTTTTGAAGAAGCGCGCTCGGCATTTATTGCCGTTACAGGCTCTTCGGCGTTGCTGCTTCAAAGCACGGCCGACTTGGCAAGGCGGATGCTGACCAAAAAAGTATATCCCTTTTCATTTACAGAGTATTGTATTGCAAAAATTCAACTGAGCGAGAAGAAAAAAAAATCAGAACTTCCTTCAAAAGGGATTTCCGATGCGTTGAAAAATGCGCTGTTTTATAGTGAGACTGTCGCGGGTGCATTGAATGCGCTTAAAGCCTTAGAAATTCCGATCGAAGACTTTTTAAGATCACGAGAAAAAAATATCGACGAGGATATTCAAAAATATATCGACTATCAAAATTTTCCCGCCCTGTTATTCTACAACAATCGAAGCGCCGCCACAGTGCAACTCCAAGACTTAATTCAACGCATCATCTATACGGATATTCCTTCATTAAATAAAGAGAGAAGTGATACTCAAAAAATTGAACGGCTCTTACTGCGGCTTGCTGCATCCGATGAAATTAATCCTGAAAAATTAGCGAGTTTAATTGGGGTTAAATCCAAAGAAATCAGTGACTACTTGGAACTTCTCTCAAAGGCGGAACTCCTTCATATTCTTATGCCATACGGAGGAATTCATTCAAAAATAATGAAGAACCGAAAAGGATATTTTATGTCGCCCTCGCTTCGGCGTGCCCTACTCATTAAGCTGCTCGGTGAACCTCTCACACCAGAGGTTCAAAGCAAACTAATTGAAGACACAGTGGTGATGGTCTTAAAAAAAATTTTTTTTTTGGCTGATACCCTCATCTCATTTACAAGCGGCTCACACGAAGCCAATCCCGATTTCATTATAGAAACGCGTGATAGTCCTGTAATTATCGAAGTGGGAGCAACAAAGAGAAAATCACGGCAAATTGAAAATTCAGAAATCAAAAGCCGGTATGGCGTAGTAATTTCAAATGGGATTGAAAGCCCAACGCTTGTGAGAAACGTAATTCAATTACCAATGAAATGGTTTTTAATGCTGTAGAATTAGAGAATTACTTATAAATTAAATCGAAATAAAAACAAAAAACATATGTCATTCATCAGCATCGAAAACGTCGTGAAAACCTACACCCGTGGAACCGAAACACTTAAAGTGCTAAACGGGCTAAGTTTGAAGATTGAGCAGGGCGAATTTGTCGCGCTGATGGGGCCTTCGGGCTCGGGAAAATCAACGCTGCTCAATTTCATCGGCGGCATTGATACGCCCAACAGCGGTACGGTGAAAGTCGGCGACGATAATCTCTCTTCGCTTTCCGCCAATCAACTAACCGAATGGCGCTCGAATCATGTCGGCTTCATTTTTCAATTTTATAATCTCATTCCGGTACTGACTGCGTTTGAAAATGTCGAGCTGCCACTTGGGTTGCTGAAAATGTCGAATGAGAAGAAAAAGCAACAGGTCGAGCAGGTTTTGCAATTGGTGAATCTTTCGGATCGCAAAGATCATTACCCGAATCAACTATCCGGAGGACAGCAGCAGCGCGTCGCGATTGCGCGAGCCGTTGCCACCGACCCAACCGTCATCGTGGCCGACGAACCAACTGGAGATCTTGACCGCAATTCGGCCGATGAAATTCTGAAACTCATGACTCGGCTTAATAAAGAACTTGGCAAAACCATCGTGATGGTCACGCATGACCCACACGCCGCAGGCTATGCCTCAAAACGATTTCATCTCGAAAAAGGAGAATTGACAGAAGACAAGTAAGAGTAAGTCAGTTAAGAGTAAGTCAGTTAAGAGGGAAGAGTTATACAACCCCCGCTTGTCATTCCGGCTTGTCCGGAATCAAGCATGCGAAAATTGAGGTGGTTGAGCTTGTCGAAACCACCGTGTCGGGAAGGGCGGCATCTCGACAGGCTCAATGACCCTCTTCGTGCCGTCATTTCGAACGAAGCAGCGCGAAGTGAGAAATCTCGGATGTGCACAAAGTCTAAGATTTCTCGCTGTGCTCGAAATGACATAAAAGTGCTCTTTGTATCATTCAAGAAATTGAGGTGGTTGAGCCTGTCGAAACCACCGTGTCGGTAAGGGTGGCATTTCGACGGGCTCAATGACTCCCTTCGCGAGGTCATTTCGAACGAAGCAGCGGGAAGTGAGAAATCTCTGGCTTGGGAAAAGGTTGAGATTACTTGAAGAGCGCAAAATGAGGGAATTAGTGTGTAAGAACTCGGTGAAAAAAAAATTAAATCAGGTATGACATTCAAAATCATTTATCGAAATCTCCTTCGACACAAGCTTCGCACGGTGCTTACCGTAATGGGTGTGGCGATTGCCGTTTCGGCATTCGTCTTTTTGCGGACTACCATCAACATGTGGTATGTCAGTGCAGAGACATCGGCAGCGAATCGATTGGTTTCGCGCAGTTCGGTGTCGATTGTCTTTCAATTGCCGTTGGCATACAAAGAGCGAATAAAGTCGATTGAAGGCGTTGAGGAAGTCTCGTACGCCAATTGGTTCGGCGGGATATACAAAGACCCAAGTCAATTCTTTGCGCAGTTTGCGGTAGAACCCGAAACATACTTCAAGGTATATCCGGAGTTTGTGGTTGCACCCGAAGAGATGCAAGAATTTTTAAATGATCGAACGGGCGTGATTGTTGGGCAAAAACTCGCCGAGCGATACGGATGGAAAATCGGCGATCGCATTCCTATAACCGGTACGATTTACAAGGGCGATTACACCTTTACGGTTCGCGCAATTTACAGAGGGTCAAAGCCCTCAGTCGATGAAACGGCGTTCATCTTCAATTGGAAATATTTGGATGAAACAGCCAAAAGCGTATTGCCTGAAGCGGCAGGACAGGTGGGCTGGTATGTCTTTCGAATCAAAAATCCGGATGATGCGCCAAAAGTTTGCACGGCGGTCGATGGGCTTTTTGCGAATTCGCCAAACGAAACGCTGACCGAAACGGAAAGTGCTTTTCAATTAAGTTTCATTCAAATGTCGGAGGCGATTATCGGGTCGCTCCAAGCAGTGTCGTTTGTCATCATCGCGATTATGCTTTTAGTCATTGCCAATACAATGAGCATGTCGGCCCGCGAGCGATTAAAGGACTACGCCATATTCAAAACACTGGGTTATCAAAACGGATTTATCTACACGCTTGTTGTGGGCGAAGCCACGCTGATTTCGTTTGTCGGGGCGCTATTGGGATTAATCATTGCGGCACCAATCACCAATGGTTTTGGTCAAGCCGTGGCGATGTTCTTCCCTGTGTTTGAAGTCAGCCCGCTTGTCGTGGTTGGTTCGGCGGTGGCGGCAGTCATTGCAGGGGCAGTGGCAGGGCTTGTTCCTGCAGGCAACGCCGCGAAGACGCCAATCACTGAAGGCTTAAGAGATGTGGGGTAAAAGAATAGAACGCGGATAACGCGGATTGAAATGATGCTCGCTTACTAAATTAAAGGCGTTTGTCATTCCGACTTGTCCGGAATTAAGCAAGCCTTTCATTTGAAGGAGTCATTTCGAACGAAGCAGCGCGAAGTGAGAAATCTCTGGTGTGCGGAAGAACTGAGATTTCTCGGTGCGAGCTTGACGAGCATCTATAATGCTAGAAATGACAAATAGATGTTCTTTGCATCATTCAAGAAATTGAGGTGGTTGAGCTTGTCGAAACCACTGTACGCACGCTGACTTCGGGTTAATTTCGACAGGCTCAATCAACCCGAAGGTCGTGAGCAACTCATAGAAGAGCGCACCGATTTTTAATGCGCGGGTGAAGTGACACGCATGAATGAAAATTATAAAGTAACGAACAAGTAAAAATTCAAATGCCAATTCCAATTAAATACTCGCTCAAAAACGTCATCATTCGCAGCCGAACCGTGGTGTTTACCATCATCGGGATTGCCTTGGTTGGTTTTGTCTTTACCGCCGTGCAGATGCTCACCGAAGGAATTCGTACAACGCTGGTTGGAACAGGTTCAGAAAAGAATGCCATCGTTATTCAAAAGGCATCGCTTGCAGAAACAACCAGTGGTGTCGATCGTGAGCAAGCCAACATTTTGCGCACCCTTGCCGGAATTGAAAAAGATGCCAAAGGCGACCCGCTCTGTATGGCCGAGGGCGTCGTGCTCGTTACGCTGCCAAAAAAGGGAACAAGCACAAAGGTAAATGTCACGCTGCGTGGCACAAGCGAAAAGGTATTAGAAATTAGAGATCATATCAAGCTTGCGGAAGGGCGAATGTTTACACCGGGTACAACCGAAATCGTGATTGGCAGTGGCGTTCGGCGGCTATTCGAAAATATGGAAATCGGAGGCTCGATTAATTTCTTTCAGCGCAAGTGGACTGTTGTCGGCATTATCGATGCCGGTCGTTCGGGGTTTGATTCCGAAATTTGGTGCGATGTCGTTCAAGCGCAGCAAGCTGTTCGTCGCGACGGGTTTTCTTCCTTCACCGCACGAATCAGCGATGCTTCCGCGTTCGATGCTTTCAAAGCAGCCGTCGATGCTGATAACCGCTTGAAGCTCGAAGTAAAACGCGAAAAGAAATTTTATGCCGATCAATCAGAAAACCTTGCAACCTTTGTCGGCATTTTAGGATCGATGGTATCATTTATTTTTAGCATCGGAGCGATTGTGGGAGCAATGATTACAATGTATGCTGCGGTTGCAAATCGCACACGAGAAATCGGAACGCTGCAAGCTATTGGGTTTAAGCGCTGGGAAATCGTTATCGGATTTTTGCTTGAAGCCGAAACCATCGCGCTTTTGGGTGGATTCGTGGGCCTCATCATTGCCTCGGTGCTGACAACAGTCTCATTTTCAACCACCAACTTTGATTCGTTTAATGAAACGGAGTTTAAGTTTTCACTTAGCTCGTCGGTCATCATCAAGTCGCTTATCTTCTCTTTGGTAATGGGCTTCTTGGGCGGCGTGCTTCCAGCCATTCACGCAAGTCGTATGAAAGTGGTGGACGCCTTGAGGAGTGTATAAGGAATTCATCTTCATGAGAAATGACGAAAGAAGAAATTATAAGTGCAATGGAAGCACTTAACGAAGTGCTTTCAAAAAAGGATGTTTCAGGGGAATGTTGTGTTTATGGTGGAACGGTGATGTGTCTTGCGTATGATGCAAGGCCTGCGACAAAAGATGTCGATGCCGTCTTTGCGCCAACAAAAGAATTCCGTGAAGCCATTCAGGAAGTCAGCCTAAGCAAAGGTCTTGATGACAATTGGCTCAATGATGCAGTCAAAGGATTCCTTGTTCCTCATCCAAAGGAAATCTACAAAGAATACTCTCATCTTAAACTCTTTATTCCCTCAGTGGAATATCTCATCGCGATGAAAGCATTGGCCGCACGGTTAGATACCAATGACAAAGATGATCTTAAGTTTCTAATTCGGAAGGAGAAAATCAATTTAAGCGAAACTGTTTTTGATCTTTTGATGAAATACTATCCCAAAGCGCAGATAAAAGCGGCAACACGTTTTTTTATAGAAGAACTCTTTGATGAAATCAAACATGAAAAGACAAACCCTTCAGGAAACGAAGCTTAAGATTGTCTCCGACCCGAAGCACCAAATGGTGTATATAATGGATTTTGTCGATGATTTCCGCAAGGCCAAAGACCCTGCGCTTGCTGAGGATTTCATTCCTGAAGACACGCCCTTGGATGCGCTTTTGGCGTCGATTGTCGAGGCGCTCTGCTTGGAACTGAATCTCGAACCGCCCGATGTGGTTTTTAATGTTCCGCCGCTCAAGTCCCCGTATTTTGTCTCGGGCATTGAAAGCTTAAAAGCCATCACAATCGTCGAAAGCCCAGTTACATTTAAACGACGTAATATATTCGTGTTGAAGAATTTTTTGGTGAGAGTATAATCAATTCAATTACCTTCCAAAGGATATTTTGTGATTGGATATAATTGAGAAAAAAAAGGATTTATGTTTCGCCAACACGGTCATTTGCGAACCTACGCTCATAACTTAAGGATTGCATCGTTTCTTTCATTCGTTGCCGGTTCGGTAAATTCAATCGGTTTTCTTGCTGTTGCACAGCTGACAACCAATGTTACCGGGCACTTTGCGTATTTCGTAGAAGAGGTTTTTCAGGGAGATGTGTATCAAAGTGCTATATTCTTCTTATTCATTATGTCATTTTTTGTTGGATCGTTCATTTCAAACGTGTTGGTGGAGTGGATGGAAAAGCGAAATGAAAAGAGACTTTTTGTTTATCCTGTTATTGCCGAAAGCCTTATTCTCTTAGGAATGGCAATCTTTGGAGATGGATTAACCAAGTGGAAACCAAATGCAGTGGCAATCATTCTCCTATTTGCGATGGGATTGCAAAATTCACTCGTCACACGAATTTCAAATTCTGTGGTACGCACAACACACCTGACCGGACTTTTTACTGATCTTGGAATAGAAATCTCCCAACTCATTTTTTACAAGCAACCTGAGCAACGCACAAGGCTTTTTGGCTCAATTCGGCTTCGGTTTCAAATCATCATTTTCTTTCTCATCGGTGGATTATCAGGGGCATTTCTTTTCGGGCATTTCAAACTGTTGGGGTTGTTCCTAACCGTGATTGTTCTTGGAATCGGGTTGATATATGATGTGCTCACCATAAAAATGTTCTTTTGGGCGAAGCGAAAATTGACCAGCACCGGAGTTATAAAAGAACAAAGAGTTAAAATAAAATAATTAATACTATAAGATTCTAACACAAAACAAGAAAATGCAATGAAGAATCGTAAGCTTTTTTACTGGGTTGCAACAAGTCTCTTTGCGGGATTTATGGGTATTCCGGCGATATTCGATGTCATCAAAACACCCGAAGCGGTGGCATTTATTGGGCACTTGGGCTATCCTGAGTATTTTGTTCCGTTTATTGGTGTGGCTAAAGTCTTGGGCGCGGCTGCAATCCTGATACCTCAATTCGATAAAATCAAAGAATGGGCATACGCTGGGCTTTGCTTTGACCTCATTGGCGCGGTTTATTCAAATTTAATGGTGGATGGCGCAAGTGCGGGAATGTTATTCATGATTATCCCGTTTACACTCTTAGCGGTTTCATATCACTTGAATCAAAAAGTAAACGCTGAAGTAAAAACCGCTTAGCATAATTCCCCTCAAGCATCCCTCGAAGTTGGGCAATGAATATGCCTAAACCTCTCCGGTTTTGTTGTACTTGGTTCGCAGGAGCAAAGAAGTAACAGCATCATTCAATGGCGTTCGAATCGGCATCGAGAATGGCCGAAATCACCATACACCGCATTCAAAGAAGCATACGTGTTCAAATTTCTTCCACAACTTTTTTCTCTACTCCAATTTACAAGGTCAAGATATATTCAATTGGGTTTGTCTTACTTTTATTGACATTCCAAGCGATGACACTTCGCGCCCAGCCTGCCGATATCGGCAACTGGTATATCTATTTCGGTAATCAAGCCCTTAACGAAAAGTGGAATTGGCATAATGAAGTGCAGTATCGCAATTTCAATTTAGGCGGCGACCTTGAGCAATTGCTTCTGCGCACAGGAATCGGATATAATCTTGAACCGAACAATCACAATGTGCTTCTAGGGTATGCATTTATTCGTGCTGAGCCGTATATCTCCGGCACCGATAATCGCCGTGTGGTGGATGAGCATCGCATCTTTGAACAGTACATTTTCCGCCAAAGGCTTGGCGCATTATTCATAACGCATCGTGTGAGAGCAGAGCAACGAATTTTTCAAGATGACTTTCGTCAGCGCTTTCGCTACTTTCTTTTTTTGAACTATCCGCTCAACCAAGGAACAATGACCAAAGGGACCATTTACGGCTCAACATACGCAGAGATCTTTATAAATGGCGAAAGAAATTTGTATGATCGAACTCGGCTATATCTTGCAGTGGGATATGCGTTTTCGGACTATATAAGAGTTGAAATCGGGTTTATGTCTCAAGTATTTTCAACGACCTCTCGAGAGCAGTTTCAAGTGGTGTTGTTTAATAACTTACCTTTCTAAAAAAAAAATTTAAAAAAAATTTGAAGAGTAAAATATTTTTTTATATTCACAGCAAGTACAACATTAAAGAACATTAAATCAATTTCGAATGACATTAAGAAAAATCCTTATTTCGCCTGAGAATTCCCTCATTAGCTCCTTCAAATACCAAGAAAAATTAAGCTTTCAGAGAAGTTTTGCAGTAATGTATGAAAGCAACTTTTGTTTCCGGTTTGTAAGTTAAACGCGTTTCGTTGCCTTAAGAATAAAGCAACAAAACTGGCATTTCTGTTCTTTGGAGTACCGCGGAACACCCGCGTAGAATTTTTTCTATGACAAACAACATCACATTAATAACATTTTTTTGGAGGAATATATGAGACGATTGTATATCGCGCTATTCATTCTCTTCGCTTTAGCAGTGAGCGGAAAAAACGCCGTTGCGCAAGGGATGGATGGCTATGGAGGCGGAATCAAAGTGTTTTTGAATAAAGACAGCACGAGCTTTATTCGGCTCTTGATGTGGTCGCAAATTCAAACGCGATTCATGACCCAAAACCCGGGTAGTGCTTCGGTCAACAACCCCAACGAGCAAGCCGCATTTGATATCGCCATTCGCCGTTCGCGTATGCTGTTTCACGGGCAAATTGGCGAGCGCATTTTGGTATTCTGGATTATCGGGGTCAATAACCAAACCTTTAACAGCGGCGGATTCGGGCTTGCTGCAGGGGCTGATAACTTTACCGACGGTAAACGCCAAAGCGCCTTTGTTCACGATGCTTGGACAGAATTCAAGTGGAGCCGAGAACTTTACATCGGTGCCGGTCTTCTCACTTGGAGCGGGCTTTCTCGCCAAACCAACTGGGCAACACTTAACTTCCTCGGCTACGATTCACCCGCTTATGGTTGGGTCACCTTAGATGCGACCGACCAATTTGCGCGTATGTTCGGGATCTATGCCAAAGGCTCTATCGGCAAATTGAACTATCGCGCCGTTTTAACAAAACCTTTCGCTATTCCAAACCCGGGTATTGCCGGTGCAACGGGTGCAACGCCACCCAACTGGGCAGCTGGACTCACCACTTTGCCAAACGCCTATAACATTGCGCAATGGGCCGGAGATAACAACCGATTGCTTTATCAAGCCTATGTCAATTACGACTTCTGGGAACAAGAATCGGCCGTCCTTCCCTTTATGGTGGGTTCGTATTTGGGAACCAAGAAGGTGTTCAATATCGGTGCAGGATTTATGTTTCACCCAAGAGCTCACTGGAGCCTCTCTCGCCCTGAAGGAAATGCAAGAGATATCTTAAACCAAGTTCTTTCACGTGAAAGCGGAGCAGCTGCACGCTTTAATAGCCTTTCAACCGCAAATCGCACAGCCATTGTAAATGGATTAAATGCTGGCATTTTTCCAACCACAACGGCCACCGGACCGGGTGCAGCACCTTTGAACAGCAATCCAAACGGTAGCCCGCTCAATTCCAACGCATTTTATGGAGCCTTTAATGCGTGGAATACACTCAGCGCAAGCGATGTAAATGCGGTTCGTGAAGCCTTTATCGATACATCCTATACCAATCAATTCCACTTTGCGGTTGATTATTTTATGGAATTGCCGTTTGAAGAAAAAGCCGACGGCTCGCCTGATCCGAAGGGAATGTCTTGGACATCGCACGGAGCGTTCTAC is part of the Chloroherpetonaceae bacterium genome and harbors:
- a CDS encoding efflux RND transporter periplasmic adaptor subunit, translating into MNDLSSLKIDKSPTTAQRPQSSETSPLLKWGIIAAIVIVVIIGFFFLKDTLKAPVAVKTIRVEMSNARSAQTGTLTASGYIVPQRKASIASKATGRLVWLGVKEGDKVKQGDLIARIEDADVSARLLQTKSALLALRARQIQEEAEAELAKSELERNQKIFAEGGISASQFDQAKNRYRVAAAKAEAAKADVEAAEASMQAAEVELQNTRIVAPFSGTILTKGADIGEVVSPISGSVQSRGFVVSLADMTTLEAETDVSESNIAKVKVGLPCLITLDAYPQVQYEGTVSAIVPTANRSKATILTKVKFKQLDERVLPEMSAKVLFLEEKKEIASDTTAALAIPLDAITTVEGKKVVFIVEEGKARKVEIGTGRLMGEKVEVKSGITAGQRLVLNPPKVLSDGDKVSE
- a CDS encoding AAA family ATPase, whose product is MENILESYLESTKVKRDDIQVKLHHPITEVKYPQRFIFEELKELAKGFYRNGYEPRMVALAGLRGVGKTTLLWQLAEEISHDKIENIYFINVSTLNSMGIDLHLALDIFQKKILKKRFSEYKEPLILFFDEIQDDPKWSITLKVLFEEARSAFIAVTGSSALLLQSTADLARRMLTKKVYPFSFTEYCIAKIQLSEKKKKSELPSKGISDALKNALFYSETVAGALNALKALEIPIEDFLRSREKNIDEDIQKYIDYQNFPALLFYNNRSAATVQLQDLIQRIIYTDIPSLNKERSDTQKIERLLLRLAASDEINPEKLASLIGVKSKEISDYLELLSKAELLHILMPYGGIHSKIMKNRKGYFMSPSLRRALLIKLLGEPLTPEVQSKLIEDTVVMVLKKIFFLADTLISFTSGSHEANPDFIIETRDSPVIIEVGATKRKSRQIENSEIKSRYGVVISNGIESPTLVRNVIQLPMKWFLML
- a CDS encoding YoaK family protein — its product is MFRQHGHLRTYAHNLRIASFLSFVAGSVNSIGFLAVAQLTTNVTGHFAYFVEEVFQGDVYQSAIFFLFIMSFFVGSFISNVLVEWMEKRNEKRLFVYPVIAESLILLGMAIFGDGLTKWKPNAVAIILLFAMGLQNSLVTRISNSVVRTTHLTGLFTDLGIEISQLIFYKQPEQRTRLFGSIRLRFQIIIFFLIGGLSGAFLFGHFKLLGLFLTVIVLGIGLIYDVLTIKMFFWAKRKLTSTGVIKEQRVKIK
- a CDS encoding FtsX-like permease family protein, with protein sequence MPIPIKYSLKNVIIRSRTVVFTIIGIALVGFVFTAVQMLTEGIRTTLVGTGSEKNAIVIQKASLAETTSGVDREQANILRTLAGIEKDAKGDPLCMAEGVVLVTLPKKGTSTKVNVTLRGTSEKVLEIRDHIKLAEGRMFTPGTTEIVIGSGVRRLFENMEIGGSINFFQRKWTVVGIIDAGRSGFDSEIWCDVVQAQQAVRRDGFSSFTARISDASAFDAFKAAVDADNRLKLEVKREKKFYADQSENLATFVGILGSMVSFIFSIGAIVGAMITMYAAVANRTREIGTLQAIGFKRWEIVIGFLLEAETIALLGGFVGLIIASVLTTVSFSTTNFDSFNETEFKFSLSSSVIIKSLIFSLVMGFLGGVLPAIHASRMKVVDALRSV
- a CDS encoding FtsX-like permease family protein, with the protein product MTFKIIYRNLLRHKLRTVLTVMGVAIAVSAFVFLRTTINMWYVSAETSAANRLVSRSSVSIVFQLPLAYKERIKSIEGVEEVSYANWFGGIYKDPSQFFAQFAVEPETYFKVYPEFVVAPEEMQEFLNDRTGVIVGQKLAERYGWKIGDRIPITGTIYKGDYTFTVRAIYRGSKPSVDETAFIFNWKYLDETAKSVLPEAAGQVGWYVFRIKNPDDAPKVCTAVDGLFANSPNETLTETESAFQLSFIQMSEAIIGSLQAVSFVIIAIMLLVIANTMSMSARERLKDYAIFKTLGYQNGFIYTLVVGEATLISFVGALLGLIIAAPITNGFGQAVAMFFPVFEVSPLVVVGSAVAAVIAGAVAGLVPAGNAAKTPITEGLRDVG
- a CDS encoding ABC transporter ATP-binding protein, producing MSFISIENVVKTYTRGTETLKVLNGLSLKIEQGEFVALMGPSGSGKSTLLNFIGGIDTPNSGTVKVGDDNLSSLSANQLTEWRSNHVGFIFQFYNLIPVLTAFENVELPLGLLKMSNEKKKQQVEQVLQLVNLSDRKDHYPNQLSGGQQQRVAIARAVATDPTVIVADEPTGDLDRNSADEILKLMTRLNKELGKTIVMVTHDPHAAGYASKRFHLEKGELTEDK
- a CDS encoding DoxX family protein codes for the protein MKNRKLFYWVATSLFAGFMGIPAIFDVIKTPEAVAFIGHLGYPEYFVPFIGVAKVLGAAAILIPQFDKIKEWAYAGLCFDLIGAVYSNLMVDGASAGMLFMIIPFTLLAVSYHLNQKVNAEVKTA
- a CDS encoding DUF2490 domain-containing protein, giving the protein MAFESASRMAEITIHRIQRSIRVQISSTTFFSTPIYKVKIYSIGFVLLLLTFQAMTLRAQPADIGNWYIYFGNQALNEKWNWHNEVQYRNFNLGGDLEQLLLRTGIGYNLEPNNHNVLLGYAFIRAEPYISGTDNRRVVDEHRIFEQYIFRQRLGALFITHRVRAEQRIFQDDFRQRFRYFLFLNYPLNQGTMTKGTIYGSTYAEIFINGERNLYDRTRLYLAVGYAFSDYIRVEIGFMSQVFSTTSREQFQVVLFNNLPF